In Acidianus brierleyi, one genomic interval encodes:
- a CDS encoding alpha/beta fold hydrolase produces the protein MLEELMGKYAEVKGIKIYYEKIGNGKPLVMIHPSGFDDRFYHKLLNFITRDITTIIVDLPGHGKSDVDPIQLSGKGSAKVEFYGDYIIQFIKNLGLTKFSVLGTSLGGDIALDVGMRGNAENIIMISSSINTRSTFTEKDIENASNSDPQRIMRFAGPNVDRKLVEELTWIRSTNSLEMLRWDLYAWNNFDYTKKLEREINVLIIRGEYDPLVSKKMIEDTCKYINKCKSLEFKGVGHYVPAEDPKNTAKEVEKFILS, from the coding sequence ATGCTAGAAGAATTAATGGGCAAATACGCAGAGGTGAAAGGCATAAAAATATATTATGAAAAAATTGGTAACGGAAAGCCATTAGTTATGATTCATCCTTCTGGCTTTGATGACAGATTTTACCATAAATTATTGAATTTTATAACAAGAGATATAACTACTATAATAGTCGATTTACCTGGTCATGGGAAATCAGATGTAGATCCGATTCAATTAAGTGGAAAAGGAAGTGCGAAAGTGGAATTTTATGGTGATTACATAATTCAATTTATAAAAAACCTTGGATTAACTAAATTTTCCGTGCTAGGTACGTCATTGGGAGGAGATATAGCATTAGATGTCGGAATGAGAGGAAATGCTGAAAACATAATAATGATCAGCAGTTCTATCAATACACGTAGTACTTTTACAGAAAAGGATATAGAAAACGCGAGTAATTCTGATCCTCAAAGGATAATGCGTTTTGCAGGACCTAATGTTGATAGAAAGCTTGTTGAAGAACTAACATGGATTAGGAGCACAAATAGTCTTGAGATGCTAAGATGGGATCTTTATGCCTGGAATAATTTTGATTACACTAAAAAACTGGAAAGAGAAATAAACGTGTTAATTATAAGAGGTGAGTACGATCCTTTGGTTTCAAAAAAGATGATTGAAGATACTTGCAAATATATAAATAAGTGTAAAAGCCTTGAATTTAAGGGCGTTGGGCATTACGTTCCGGCAGAAGATCCTAAGAATACTGCGAAAGAAGTGGAGAAATTCATATTAAGTTGA
- the tsaA gene encoding tRNA (N6-threonylcarbamoyladenosine(37)-N6)-methyltransferase TrmO encodes MELRPIGVVIGPSEGEVNKNMWKGGVKGIIKIHEEFKEGLLGIENFSHIIVVSWLHKITEDQRKILIVKPLRMTDLGFKLNELPSLGVFALHSPIRPNPIGITIVKLIERKDCLLYVEGLDLYDGTPILDIKGYYPYV; translated from the coding sequence ATGGAACTTAGACCAATAGGAGTAGTTATAGGACCATCAGAAGGCGAAGTTAATAAGAACATGTGGAAGGGTGGAGTAAAAGGAATAATAAAGATTCATGAAGAATTTAAAGAAGGTCTATTAGGTATAGAAAATTTCTCTCATATAATAGTAGTCTCTTGGCTACATAAAATTACCGAAGATCAAAGGAAAATCCTTATTGTAAAACCTTTAAGAATGACGGATCTAGGTTTTAAGCTTAACGAATTACCTAGTCTAGGAGTTTTTGCGTTACATTCGCCCATAAGGCCAAATCCAATAGGGATAACAATAGTGAAGTTAATAGAAAGGAAAGATTGCTTACTTTATGTTGAAGGTCTGGATTTATACGATGGTACACCAATCTTAGATATCAAAGGCTATTATCCATATGTTTAA
- a CDS encoding DUF364 domain-containing protein produces MQNKVIDSLISYAKENDNEVKNVTMGKTWTCVLSSYCGVSMTYSINNEDLDVRDFGHLEEKNVGELSEYLRSWNLLEASIGLASINSIIEPKGNAEANGLDVALDYGKGKKIVMIGKFPGIQKFKYVAKKFIVLELNPFLINPSEGILPSTAAETVIEDSQVVIITATAIINKSIDRILELSRKAKAYVILIGPSTPMLDLMFDFGVDVLAGMKVNRPYSFINKIRQGCGMVNPSKLEGDISFIIRTR; encoded by the coding sequence ATGCAAAATAAAGTTATAGATTCTCTAATCTCTTATGCTAAAGAAAACGATAATGAAGTAAAAAACGTAACAATGGGCAAAACATGGACGTGTGTCCTTTCAAGCTATTGTGGAGTTTCAATGACTTATAGCATCAATAATGAGGATCTAGATGTTAGAGATTTCGGTCATTTGGAGGAGAAAAATGTAGGTGAACTTTCGGAATATCTTAGATCGTGGAACCTTTTAGAGGCAAGTATAGGTTTAGCTTCAATAAATTCGATTATAGAGCCTAAAGGTAATGCTGAGGCTAATGGTCTTGATGTAGCTTTAGACTACGGAAAAGGAAAGAAAATAGTAATGATAGGTAAGTTTCCAGGAATACAGAAATTTAAATATGTTGCAAAGAAATTTATAGTTTTGGAACTTAATCCTTTTTTGATAAATCCTTCAGAAGGAATCTTGCCATCTACAGCTGCAGAGACAGTAATAGAGGATAGCCAAGTAGTGATAATAACCGCAACTGCGATCATTAATAAGTCGATAGACAGAATTTTAGAGCTGTCAAGAAAAGCGAAAGCTTACGTAATTCTTATTGGTCCAAGTACTCCTATGTTGGATTTAATGTTTGATTTTGGAGTTGACGTATTAGCTGGAATGAAAGTAAATAGACCTTATTCCTTTATAAATAAAATACGTCAAGGATGTGGAATGGTTAATCCAAGTAAGTTAGAGGGTGATATCTCATTTATTATAAGAACTCGATAA
- a CDS encoding class I SAM-dependent methyltransferase, with protein MRKATNEELREIYNDIPEFYDRANAMISFFQDVKWRAELIDTVEEYCPKPKRILDVASGKGELSYVVSKLMNANIVMLDYAENMLKTCMVNGDKVLGSFYNLPFRDRAFDAVVSSFALHAADNIEEVVKEMVRVSRKAVGVIAMGKSDNFLLRNYVAFYLRFVQPYLAALVGAKPLDYKYIYYIYRKIPTNSQLKEILRRNMDLKIFKVKALGSVYIFIGVKKEENKIITTT; from the coding sequence ATGAGGAAAGCTACAAACGAGGAACTCAGAGAAATTTATAACGATATCCCAGAATTTTACGATAGAGCAAATGCAATGATATCTTTTTTCCAAGACGTAAAATGGAGGGCTGAGTTAATAGATACAGTTGAGGAATACTGTCCTAAACCTAAGAGAATATTAGACGTTGCCAGCGGTAAAGGTGAATTATCTTACGTAGTGTCAAAATTAATGAACGCAAATATTGTAATGCTTGATTACGCAGAAAACATGCTAAAAACTTGTATGGTCAACGGAGATAAGGTATTAGGATCTTTTTATAATCTTCCGTTTAGAGATAGAGCATTTGATGCTGTAGTAAGCAGCTTTGCTTTACATGCAGCAGATAACATAGAAGAAGTAGTAAAAGAAATGGTAAGAGTCTCAAGAAAAGCTGTTGGAGTTATTGCAATGGGAAAGTCTGATAACTTCCTTTTAAGAAATTATGTAGCATTCTATTTGAGATTCGTTCAGCCTTATCTAGCCGCGCTAGTTGGAGCAAAACCACTTGACTACAAATATATTTATTATATATATAGGAAAATACCTACAAATTCCCAACTAAAAGAAATACTAAGGAGAAATATGGATTTAAAGATATTCAAAGTAAAAGCACTTGGATCGGTATATATATTTATAGGTGTAAAAAAAGAGGAAAATAAGATAATCACTACAACTTAA
- the sdhB gene encoding succinate dehydrogenase iron-sulfur subunit — protein MSEKVKVRFKVRRFLNGKSWLQEYEAEVDRFTTVVQVLRQIKETQDPTLSFRASCHMGVCGSCGMKINGKPKLACKTIVLKEAKNGEIKLEPLDMKVVKDLIVDMDEFYVKMEKIDPRLRPEENVLSGDKEHRLKPEDQRELWSFEQCIWCGLCYSACPVTKYDKNFLGPAALAKAYRFISDPRDTETEKRIECVNSLDGIWACRVVGSCSVVCPRGVDPSLAIQKTKMLVLRNERVV, from the coding sequence ATGTCTGAAAAAGTAAAAGTACGCTTTAAGGTAAGGAGATTTTTAAATGGTAAAAGTTGGTTGCAGGAATATGAAGCAGAGGTAGACAGATTTACTACAGTGGTTCAAGTATTAAGGCAAATAAAGGAAACACAAGATCCTACTTTATCTTTTAGAGCTTCTTGCCATATGGGAGTATGCGGAAGCTGTGGGATGAAAATAAATGGAAAACCTAAATTAGCGTGCAAGACAATAGTTTTGAAAGAAGCCAAAAACGGAGAAATAAAATTGGAACCATTAGATATGAAAGTAGTTAAAGATCTTATAGTGGATATGGATGAGTTTTACGTAAAGATGGAAAAAATAGATCCTAGATTAAGACCTGAGGAAAACGTCTTAAGCGGAGATAAAGAACACAGATTAAAACCAGAGGATCAAAGAGAGCTGTGGAGTTTTGAACAGTGCATATGGTGTGGCCTTTGTTACTCCGCATGTCCAGTTACTAAATATGATAAGAATTTTTTAGGTCCTGCAGCTTTAGCTAAAGCCTATAGATTTATCTCAGATCCAAGAGATACTGAAACAGAAAAAAGAATAGAGTGCGTAAATTCTCTAGACGGAATTTGGGCATGTAGAGTTGTTGGGTCATGCTCTGTAGTATGCCCTAGAGGAGTTGATCCTTCCTTGGCTATTCAAAAAACAAAAATGTTGGTGTTAAGAAATGAAAGAGTGGTTTGA
- a CDS encoding DUF996 domain-containing protein, with product MDHKSFGILGSLFFAITPFLNIFGIITSTLGAILLYLSINIVYKEYKEKKLMKYFVLADGLFYASMLVLSIGMFMAFGLKVFFVLIPSFSLYSLALLVYTYILSGIFYISSAVYFIKTFNSITALSEIRTFSISAYLIGISGLMLFTVVIGSAGLVLSLIAWILVGISFTQMK from the coding sequence ATGGATCATAAATCCTTTGGAATTTTAGGTTCTTTATTTTTTGCTATAACTCCATTTTTAAATATTTTTGGAATAATAACATCTACTTTAGGAGCGATCTTACTTTATCTTTCTATAAACATTGTATATAAAGAGTATAAGGAGAAAAAATTAATGAAATATTTTGTTCTAGCAGATGGCTTATTTTATGCCTCAATGTTAGTTCTTTCGATAGGCATGTTCATGGCTTTTGGTCTAAAAGTTTTCTTCGTATTAATTCCATCTTTTTCTCTTTATTCATTAGCGTTACTAGTTTACACGTATATTCTATCTGGAATATTCTACATATCATCCGCAGTATATTTTATAAAAACATTCAATTCTATAACAGCTCTAAGCGAAATAAGAACATTTTCCATATCTGCTTATCTTATAGGAATATCTGGTTTGATGCTGTTCACTGTAGTAATAGGATCTGCAGGACTAGTTCTTTCACTAATAGCATGGATTTTAGTAGGAATAAGTTTTACACAAATGAAGTAA
- a CDS encoding Ni,Fe-hydrogenase I small subunit, whose translation MDYCQALKEVLKHNIIWLEAQSCSGETIMMLKEGCEGVDDLFFHSSPVKLISMISEEKSGPDMMKDILNSDNYLLVVEGAIPKDDKLCNFGGMTCSEILKKLSEKAIGIVAVGSCAVNGGIIREVGGLGVGEVLKKKVYEVPGCPASDKTMVAMLYSVLQGGK comes from the coding sequence ATGGATTATTGCCAAGCACTAAAAGAAGTTCTTAAACATAATATTATTTGGTTAGAGGCTCAATCATGTTCTGGAGAAACAATAATGATGTTAAAAGAAGGATGTGAAGGTGTTGATGATCTATTTTTCCATTCTTCACCTGTGAAATTGATATCAATGATTTCAGAGGAGAAATCTGGTCCAGATATGATGAAAGATATTTTGAATTCAGATAATTATCTTCTTGTTGTAGAGGGAGCAATACCTAAAGACGATAAACTGTGTAATTTTGGTGGAATGACCTGTAGCGAAATCCTAAAGAAACTTTCTGAAAAAGCTATAGGTATTGTTGCAGTAGGCTCTTGTGCGGTAAATGGTGGAATAATTAGGGAAGTTGGAGGACTTGGAGTAGGTGAAGTTTTAAAAAAGAAAGTTTATGAAGTACCTGGTTGTCCTGCATCTGACAAGACAATGGTAGCAATGCTTTATTCTGTACTACAAGGTGGAAAATAA
- a CDS encoding nickel-dependent hydrogenase large subunit, producing MVDLSLDPISRIEGHLGIHVKVENGEYTDSKVEVSMFRGFENLLKGKELHLAPNITAKICGVCGATHTLVSTEALEMASGLYPSERAIAFRNVAYSLADIMYNNVTVTYLFQSIDYSTEIVGKQTPKEYERAKNTPCKFKDVHGFSKISDILDNLYFGKSIYREAFKLQTNLRDLATAIWLRYPQPLSMKAGSITVRDPSIIDKVKKFMKEDKTIDKLFYIMADLRDFIDYYNNIDEDFVTYGLLEGGEYNADYEEMDSWAEERLFPPALIRKGEVIETNLSKILLGVRVYIGGTPYEKWDREYDKDELGNEIDEKHPWNKETKIKSLINTNFVPTVKQFHGEEFMPTTGDIARLYSMRLRRGKISALNYEWEPRGNNVIERTFARIFTVAFLKEFLENVEVPQGSLDPISGKKAYVMAVGAHDAPRGANAHWLIRDENKIKRYQIITPSDRNFSPLGGPVERSIIHQKVTEETITGLDALRIVRSFDPCSACAVHLEYKDSKLMIPV from the coding sequence TTGGTAGATCTTTCCTTAGATCCTATAAGTAGAATAGAAGGTCATTTAGGGATTCACGTTAAAGTAGAGAATGGAGAATATACAGATTCTAAAGTAGAAGTCTCAATGTTTAGAGGTTTTGAAAACTTACTTAAAGGAAAAGAATTGCATTTAGCACCTAATATAACGGCTAAAATTTGTGGAGTTTGCGGAGCAACTCATACTTTAGTTTCTACTGAGGCATTGGAAATGGCTTCAGGGTTATATCCTTCAGAAAGAGCTATAGCTTTTAGAAACGTGGCTTATTCTTTAGCGGACATTATGTATAATAATGTGACTGTCACATATTTATTCCAGTCTATTGATTACTCTACTGAAATAGTTGGAAAACAAACTCCAAAAGAATATGAAAGGGCTAAGAATACACCTTGTAAATTTAAAGACGTTCATGGTTTTTCTAAAATTTCTGATATATTAGATAACTTATATTTCGGTAAGAGTATATACAGGGAAGCTTTCAAACTTCAAACAAACCTAAGAGATTTAGCTACTGCAATCTGGTTAAGATATCCGCAACCTCTTAGTATGAAAGCTGGTTCAATAACAGTAAGAGATCCTTCAATTATAGATAAAGTAAAAAAATTCATGAAAGAGGATAAAACTATAGACAAATTGTTTTACATAATGGCTGACCTTAGAGATTTTATAGATTATTATAATAATATTGATGAGGATTTCGTAACATATGGCTTACTAGAAGGGGGAGAATATAACGCCGATTATGAGGAAATGGATAGTTGGGCAGAAGAAAGACTTTTTCCACCAGCCTTAATAAGAAAAGGTGAAGTTATAGAAACTAATTTGAGCAAGATCCTTCTTGGAGTACGCGTATATATAGGAGGGACACCGTACGAAAAATGGGATAGAGAATATGATAAAGACGAACTAGGTAATGAAATAGATGAGAAACATCCATGGAATAAAGAAACTAAAATAAAATCATTGATAAATACCAACTTTGTGCCTACTGTAAAACAATTTCATGGAGAAGAATTTATGCCTACAACTGGAGATATAGCTAGGCTGTACTCTATGAGGCTTAGAAGAGGAAAAATATCCGCATTAAATTATGAGTGGGAACCTAGAGGTAATAATGTTATTGAAAGAACTTTTGCAAGAATTTTTACTGTAGCGTTTTTAAAGGAATTTCTAGAAAATGTAGAAGTTCCACAAGGTTCTTTAGATCCAATTAGTGGAAAGAAAGCATATGTAATGGCTGTTGGGGCTCATGATGCTCCAAGAGGCGCTAATGCACATTGGTTGATAAGGGACGAAAATAAAATAAAGAGATATCAAATAATAACTCCGAGTGATAGGAATTTTAGTCCATTAGGCGGACCAGTAGAAAGGTCAATAATTCATCAAAAAGTAACTGAAGAAACAATAACAGGGTTGGACGCATTAAGGATAGTTAGAAGTTTTGATCCATGCTCTGCATGTGCTGTTCATCTAGAATATAAGGATTCAAAATTAATGATTCCAGTCTGA
- a CDS encoding Rossmann-like domain-containing protein, which yields MYCEAKKGEDNLLSRIFLRAIRKNKKYNLKVKEIVLGRKFTYVMTEESLGIAFNPLLEPPDSSLILEDKTIEDLVCLVWSHPTLSSIALAAINAASSLWLEDNKDKVLWNADITKLIPSGNIAVIGYLEKEVKKLIDKGSEVTVYEFDRDHLRDAMKEGIKVKYGYQLPIDVNKYDAFVITGASLVYPEILPILKNNSYKVMIGPTSSFFPCIADELNINVLGGSKIVDIEKVSKLIKAGFGFKALTRYVQKWTWLGKSVISDWNH from the coding sequence ATGTATTGTGAAGCTAAGAAGGGAGAAGATAACTTATTATCGAGAATCTTTCTACGTGCCATAAGAAAAAATAAAAAATATAATTTAAAAGTCAAAGAGATCGTCTTAGGAAGAAAATTTACTTACGTAATGACAGAAGAAAGTTTAGGAATAGCTTTTAATCCATTACTTGAACCTCCAGATTCTTCCTTAATTCTAGAAGATAAGACTATTGAAGACCTAGTATGTTTAGTTTGGTCTCACCCTACTTTAAGCAGTATAGCATTAGCTGCAATCAATGCGGCTTCTTCTTTATGGCTTGAAGATAATAAGGATAAAGTTCTATGGAACGCGGATATAACTAAGCTAATACCTTCTGGGAATATTGCTGTTATTGGATACTTAGAGAAAGAAGTTAAAAAACTGATAGACAAGGGATCTGAGGTAACGGTTTATGAATTTGATAGAGATCATTTACGTGATGCTATGAAAGAAGGTATTAAGGTTAAATATGGATATCAATTACCTATAGATGTCAATAAATACGACGCATTTGTAATAACAGGAGCGTCATTAGTCTATCCTGAGATTTTACCTATATTAAAAAATAATTCATATAAAGTTATGATAGGACCTACAAGTAGCTTTTTCCCTTGTATAGCAGACGAGCTTAACATAAATGTTCTAGGAGGATCAAAAATAGTGGATATAGAAAAAGTCTCCAAGTTAATTAAGGCAGGATTTGGTTTTAAGGCTCTTACACGTTATGTTCAAAAATGGACGTGGTTAGGAAAAAGCGTAATCTCAGACTGGAATCATTAA
- a CDS encoding V-type ATPase 116kDa subunit family protein: protein MGLIFPDDMERVFILSNIDSSEKMIMDILVFGDFQPEDPVYSSTFPRIEHTDEYLGIVHDYTFKIKEIIDFYGIPYKKCGEIIFSSLENVLKEIFDESEKYVKNVYEKISQERELKEEIIKTYEELEENRVEEKLVYLDKILSEEKEISNYLKNIRKDVEISIISLYNKLLTMENYFKIMSKARRSEYFFFLEGYIRSKSIPKLIEIFNKKYPHKVLIEREKPSKYEMKEEPPTAFSLPRVLKPFEIIAGIYGTPSYWEINPTVLFAFTFPIFFALMFPDSGDGIIVLIFSIFLYRYSKRKNNDQLAQISEVLGISSFLSIIIGMFIREFFGPLLIEGTRELLPSVPQTTVGPLYYVWPISPSIASKLSFIIPFGNYSEPVFGLIDTMIIAILIGILFMLTGNSLGIYNTLHKSGIRAVLLENIPIFIIYSSIVILFLYGFTDPRNYFGETISILSSLLYVILHFPNNPFQSPQNFISFISVLLVIFGLLYSGYAHFHILTRTKRKRSSASEAFMEGVFEPLLLLMSNTISFIRLLVLGMAHYFLLYAFSYFALMSANTLNTNAILVNPSSLTIIIVGNLLAIGLEGSMAFIQSLRLNLYELGGKFCLCNGRPFSPSVSYVKVSFN, encoded by the coding sequence ATGGGACTAATATTTCCTGACGATATGGAAAGAGTATTTATATTGAGCAATATTGATTCTTCAGAAAAAATGATAATGGATATTTTAGTATTTGGTGATTTTCAACCAGAAGATCCAGTCTACTCTTCTACTTTTCCTAGAATTGAGCATACTGACGAATACCTAGGTATAGTTCATGATTACACATTTAAAATTAAAGAAATAATAGATTTCTACGGAATTCCGTATAAGAAATGCGGTGAAATAATCTTCTCTAGCTTAGAGAATGTGTTAAAGGAAATTTTTGATGAGAGTGAAAAATATGTAAAAAATGTTTATGAAAAAATCTCACAAGAAAGAGAACTTAAGGAGGAAATTATAAAAACCTACGAAGAATTGGAAGAAAACAGAGTAGAAGAAAAACTAGTTTATTTAGATAAAATTTTATCAGAAGAAAAGGAAATTAGTAATTATCTAAAAAATATAAGAAAAGATGTAGAGATTAGCATAATAAGTCTTTATAATAAATTGCTTACAATGGAAAACTATTTTAAAATAATGAGTAAAGCTAGACGTAGTGAATATTTCTTCTTTCTAGAAGGATATATACGAAGTAAATCTATACCTAAATTAATTGAAATATTTAACAAAAAATATCCACATAAGGTGTTAATCGAAAGAGAAAAGCCTAGTAAATATGAAATGAAGGAAGAACCACCTACGGCTTTCTCACTTCCAAGAGTACTAAAGCCCTTTGAAATAATAGCAGGAATTTATGGTACACCGTCTTATTGGGAAATAAATCCTACTGTCCTTTTTGCTTTTACTTTTCCAATATTTTTCGCATTAATGTTTCCCGATTCTGGAGACGGCATTATTGTTCTCATATTCTCTATATTTTTATACAGATATTCTAAAAGGAAAAATAATGATCAATTAGCTCAGATTTCAGAAGTTCTTGGTATATCGAGCTTTCTTTCAATTATTATAGGTATGTTCATAAGAGAATTCTTTGGCCCGTTACTAATTGAAGGTACAAGAGAACTTTTACCATCAGTCCCTCAGACTACAGTAGGTCCTCTGTATTATGTATGGCCTATTTCTCCTAGCATAGCTAGTAAATTATCTTTCATTATACCGTTTGGAAATTATTCTGAACCAGTGTTTGGCTTAATTGACACTATGATAATAGCAATTTTAATAGGAATACTTTTTATGTTAACAGGCAACAGCTTAGGCATATATAATACTCTACATAAAAGCGGAATAAGAGCCGTATTATTGGAAAATATACCAATTTTTATTATATATTCTTCAATTGTGATTTTATTTTTATACGGTTTTACAGATCCAAGAAATTACTTTGGTGAAACGATATCAATCTTATCTTCTCTTCTTTATGTAATTCTTCATTTCCCAAATAATCCGTTTCAATCTCCTCAAAATTTTATTTCGTTTATATCAGTACTTTTAGTAATTTTCGGACTGTTATATTCGGGGTATGCGCATTTCCATATATTAACAAGAACTAAGAGAAAACGAAGTTCTGCATCTGAAGCATTTATGGAAGGAGTCTTTGAACCTTTATTACTCTTAATGTCTAACACAATATCATTTATAAGGTTGCTAGTATTAGGTATGGCACATTATTTCTTATTATATGCCTTTTCATATTTTGCGCTTATGTCCGCAAATACATTAAATACCAATGCAATTCTTGTAAATCCTTCATCATTAACAATTATCATTGTTGGTAATTTACTTGCAATAGGTTTAGAGGGATCTATGGCATTTATTCAATCACTTAGGTTAAATCTATACGAATTAGGAGGAAAATTCTGTTTATGCAATGGAAGGCCATTTAGCCCCTCAGTATCATATGTTAAAGTTTCATTTAATTAA
- a CDS encoding molybdopterin-binding protein, translating into MKYVATKDAIGKKLGYDTTYVGLNGATTLFERGHIIQEDDVNKLMDSGVYYVWIDDGTHEENIMYEWEITPYLASKIVDENIDIVSGKQGITLLYSKIPGLLKVDVEGLINFNQNQRVLLITKRNNEALGKGDFLGSVEVIPFSMRKDEVESIIPGKKLVSVIPFKYKKVGVVITGTEIFEGRKKDLYLPIIEEKTKKYGWDIVQTEFAPDNEDMISKAILKVRDNGAEAIIVTGGTSVDPTDRTLFAIRKLNANVISYGIPMKPTTMSIIAILENIPIFAVSAGGIYYKDYNSIDVMFTRLMTGRIPTIREIAELGNGGIMWNFEPKMKLKTL; encoded by the coding sequence ATGAAGTATGTTGCAACTAAAGACGCAATAGGCAAAAAACTAGGTTACGATACAACATACGTAGGCCTTAACGGAGCTACAACTCTATTTGAAAGAGGGCATATAATTCAAGAAGACGATGTAAATAAATTAATGGATTCTGGAGTTTATTATGTATGGATAGATGATGGGACACATGAAGAGAATATAATGTATGAATGGGAAATAACTCCTTATTTAGCTTCTAAAATAGTTGATGAAAATATTGACATAGTTTCCGGAAAACAAGGAATAACTTTACTTTACTCAAAAATTCCAGGTTTACTTAAAGTAGATGTTGAAGGATTAATTAACTTCAATCAAAACCAACGTGTTTTACTTATCACAAAAAGGAATAATGAAGCATTAGGTAAAGGAGATTTTTTAGGCAGTGTTGAAGTAATCCCATTCTCAATGAGAAAAGACGAAGTAGAAAGTATAATTCCAGGAAAGAAGTTAGTTAGTGTAATTCCTTTTAAATACAAAAAAGTAGGAGTAGTAATAACTGGAACTGAAATTTTTGAAGGTAGGAAAAAAGATCTATATCTTCCAATTATAGAGGAAAAAACTAAAAAATATGGATGGGACATAGTCCAGACAGAATTTGCACCAGACAATGAGGATATGATCTCAAAAGCAATATTGAAGGTAAGAGATAATGGTGCAGAAGCTATCATAGTAACTGGCGGAACTTCTGTAGATCCTACAGATAGAACGCTTTTTGCAATTAGAAAACTTAACGCAAATGTTATTTCATACGGGATACCGATGAAGCCTACCACAATGTCAATAATAGCCATTTTAGAGAATATTCCAATTTTTGCAGTATCTGCTGGTGGGATTTATTATAAAGACTATAATTCCATAGATGTTATGTTCACTAGGTTAATGACTGGAAGAATTCCAACTATAAGGGAAATAGCTGAACTTGGAAATGGTGGAATAATGTGGAATTTCGAACCAAAAATGAAATTAAAAACCTTATAA
- a CDS encoding CBS domain-containing protein, with protein MSLKSKMDYKDVITLNENLTLNDALNEMNNSGINVLIVTNKHGKPIGLVTKEDIIKARSNGISMSEHIDSIMRKTIITITGKEDPLELLNLMIRNNLDYLVVVNDKGIVNGIISINDIFKTVKKMAKVND; from the coding sequence ATGTCACTTAAATCAAAAATGGACTATAAGGACGTTATTACTTTAAATGAGAATTTGACATTAAATGATGCTCTAAATGAAATGAATAACTCTGGAATCAATGTTTTAATAGTTACGAATAAACATGGAAAACCTATTGGTTTAGTTACTAAGGAAGATATAATAAAAGCAAGAAGTAACGGAATTTCCATGAGTGAACATATAGATTCAATAATGAGAAAAACAATAATAACAATAACTGGAAAAGAAGATCCATTAGAATTACTAAATCTAATGATAAGGAACAATCTAGATTATTTAGTTGTTGTAAATGATAAAGGCATAGTAAACGGAATAATAAGTATAAATGATATTTTTAAAACAGTTAAAAAAATGGCAAAAGTGAACGATTAA